From Primulina tabacum isolate GXHZ01 chromosome 2, ASM2559414v2, whole genome shotgun sequence, one genomic window encodes:
- the LOC142533506 gene encoding MACPF domain-containing protein NSL1, translated as MAYNFNTGIRMDPQTAAEKAVSVIGFGYDLTSDIRLSACKPGPSSSGLIEMDRARRKDLEVPGNIVVPNVPASIKCDKGERTRFHSDALSFNQMSEQFNQELSLSGKIPSGMFNAMFGFKGCWQKDASTSKILAFDGWLISLYTVEFAKTHIILSDQVKKEVPSTWDPAALTEFIDKYGTHVIVGVKMGGKDVIHIKQLQNSNLQTTEVQTLLKQLADERFSEDESINTTQNSDISLGKPKFEQSGIWDLQLPFPNTLRPPVVSHSKNDDLLSVNIRRGGLDRGQSHSEWLSTVSQSPDVIAMSFVPIASLLSGIPGSGFLSHAINLYLRYKPPLEELTQFLEYQLPRQWAPVYNDLPLGPRRRRKSSPSLQFTLLGPRLYVNTVKVDTVNRPVTGIRLYLEGRRSDYLAIHLQHLSSLPQSLHLSHDHSYKPVDDSMHRAYYEPVKWSIFSHICTAPAEHHGALIDDSASIVTKAWFEVKSIGMKKVLFLRLEFSMVASAKIRRSEWDGPTSSSKKSGLISMLMSTPFSTTLKPPEKPTKVDLNSAIYPGGPPSPARAPKMSHFVDTKEMVRGPEDLPGYWVVTGAKLCVEGGMVRIKVKYSLLTMMSDDSLLM; from the exons ATGGCGTATAATTTCAACACCGGTATTAGGATGGACCCTCAGACGGCGGCGGAGAAGGCAGTCTCGGTCATTGGGTTCGGCTACGATCTCACTTCGGATATTCGGTTATCGGCGTGTAAACCCGGTCCATCATCTTCGGGTCTGATCGAGATGGACCGGGCCCGGAGGAAGGACTTGGAAGTGCCCGGAAACATCGTCGTTCCGAACGTCCCTGCTTCCATCAAGTGCGACAAAGGCGAGCGCACCAGGTTTCACTCCGACGCACTGTCCTTCAATCAG ATGTCAGAGCAATTTAACCAGGAATTATCTTTATCTGGTAAAATACCTTCGGGTATGTTCAACGCAATGTTTGGGTTTAAGGGGTGCTGGCAGAAGGACGCATCAACTTCAAAAATTCTCGCTTTTGATGGTTGGCTGATTAGCCTTTACACAGTTGAGTTCGCGAAAACTCATATAATACTCTCTGATCAAGTGAAAAAGGAAGTGCCCTCTACATGGGATCCTGCTGCTCTTACTGA GTTTATTGATAAATATGGGACTCATGTTATTGTTGGGGTTAAAATGGGCGGTAAAGACGTAATTCATATCAAGCAGCTTCAAAATTCAAACCTTCAAACAACTGAAGTGCAAACATTGTTGAAGCAGTTAGCCGatgaaagattttctgaagatGAAAGTATAAACACAACGCAGAACAGTGATATTTCATTAGGAAAGCCAAAG TTTGAACAATCTGGGATCTGGGATCTTCAGCTACCATTTCCAAATACATTGAGACCGCCTGTTGTTTCTCATTCAAAAAATGAT GATCTGTTGAGTGTTAATATCAGAAGGGGAGGTTTAGATCGTGGCCAAAGTCACAGCGAGTGGCTCTCAACCGTATCACAATCTCCTGATGTCATAGCGATGTCCTTTGTGCCTATCGCATCTCTTTTAAGTGGTATTCCAGGCAGTGGATTTTTAAGTCACGCGATTAATCTATATCTACGTT ATAAACCACCATTAGAGGAACTTactcaatttcttgaataccaGTTGCCTAGGCAATGGGCTCCAGTGTACAATGATCTTCCTCTCGGACCTCGGCGCAGGAGAAAATCGTCCCCGTCTCTTCAATTTACATTATTGGGTCCTAGGCTATATGTGAATACTGTAAAG GTTGATACTGTCAATCGGCCAGTGACTGGAATTCGCTTGTATTTGGAAGGAAGGAGGAGCGATTACCTTGCTATCCATCTGCAGCATTTATCATCTCTTCCTCAGTCTCTACACCTTTCACATGATCATAGCTATAAACCAGTCGATGACTCCATGCACCGAGCATACTACGAACCTGTCAAATGGAGCATCTTCTCACACATATGCACAGCTCCAGCTGAGCATCATGGAGCACTCATAGATGACTCGGCCTCAATCGTGACAAAGGCCTGGTTTGAGGTCAAGAGTATCGGCATGAAAAAAGTTCTTTTCCTAAGGCTTGAATTCTCAATGGTGGCATCGGCTAAAATCCGTAGATCAGAATGGGATGGACCCACTAGTTCGTCCAAGAAATCAGGATTGATCTCAATGCTGATGAGCACACCATTTAGTACTACTCTAAAGCCACCTGAGAAGCCAACAAAGGTGGATTTAAATTCGGCCATTTATCCAGGAGGCCCGCCTTCACCTGCACGAGCACCCAAAATGTCACATTTTGTCGACACAAAAGAAATGGTGAGAGGCCCGGAAGATCTACCTGGGTATTGGGTTGTCACCGGCGCAAAGCTATGTGTAGAGGGAGGGATGGTAAGAATCAAGGTGAAATATTCACTGCTTACTATGATGTCAGACGACTCTTTGTTGATGTAA